GATTTTCACGTTTCATTAATTTTAATGCACCATAAACAGAGAATAGAGCTATTTCATTAAACTCGCTTGATGTTGCACTGTCAAGTACTACAAGTGCTGTGATGTTCCGTTTTTTAAGTTCATAAATCAAGAGGTCAAAACGGTCTCTGAATTCATAGGGTGTTAATTTAGCTGTGTAACTACCTATGTTATCTATGATAACTGTTTGAGTATCTTCAGGAAGTTCATTAATAAATTTTGAGAAGTTACCCTTCATAGCACCTATATCAATGCTCATCTCAGCTTCTGTAACTTTTGCCCTTATACCTGCAAGTTCAGTAAAACTTAAGATATCATTATCTGTAAATGTTTTAAGATCCCAATTAAATGATTCTCCCTGTGTATAAAGGTCTGATGCATCTTCTTCAGTTGTTATGTAAACAGTTTTAAATCCTTGTTTACAGCTGCTCTTTGCAAACTGAAGAGCAAAAATTGTCTTACCCGAACCTGCATCCCCTGTCACAAGCATTGATCTCCCAATTGGAAAACCACCAGTTATATCGTCAATTCCATCTATCCCACTTTTTAACCTTTCCAAGAATAACCCTCCCTTAAACGTTAGATTATTAATAATCTTAATATCTATTAAATTTAATCAATTTTAAGTGTTATAATAATTTATAATTCTATTAACCCTTTTGATCCAATGAAAATTTAAATTCAAAGTCACATTTACTTCCTCCATCTGCCATGCATGTTGTTTGTTCAACACTGCCCCTAATAGAAGTCCATGTGAAACTTCTCATAACCATTGCACGGCATATCAGACAGAACATTGGACTTGATCCTGCTTCTGTTAGCCATGGACAGTTATTGAATTTGAAATAACTTTTATCCTTTTCAACAGTTTTCTCGGTGCTTATACCCAAGTTAAATAAAAAATCAGCCAGCCAATCAATGTAGCAGTTGAATAATATGTCATTGGTTACAGAATTTCCAATACATTTGATAAATTCTTCATCAAATTTGGGTTTCATATTCCTTTCAAAACTGTCTGCAAAACTCTTTGCAATATTATTCCTCACTTGTGGAGGTATGCTTGAGGCGAAAACAGGCAATGCACTTACAACAAAACTTGAAAGTTCTCCTCTTGCTTTTTCCTTCAAAAGTTCTTCCCTTTCTTTTTCTGCTTTTCTTCTTTCAGTAATATCTCTAAAAACAAGTGCTACACCTATTATATTTCCTGCTTTATCCCTTATGGGTGCAGTGCTGTCGTCAATTGGAACCTTTTTATTATCTTTGGTTAATAGAATTGTTGGTTCTTTAAGATCTATTATTTGATTGCTGTCAATTACTTTGCTAACGGGATTATCAATTGGTGCTCCACTTCCTTCTTTGGTGATATTGAAAACTTCGTTGAGATTTTTTCCCATTGCTTCGCCTTCTCCCCATCCTGTGATATCCATTGAAACAGGGTTCATGAACTTGATCTTACCATTTTCATCTGTTGCAATTACTGCATCACCAATACTTTCAAGGGTGGTTGAAAGCCATTTTTCACTTTCTTTAAGTTTACTTTCCATTTTATGTTTGTAAAGAGCTACCTCAACTGCACTGTGAAGTTCTCTATCTTCGAATGGTTTGATTATGTATCCAAATGGCTCTGTTACCTTGGCTCTTTTCAATGTTTTTTCGTCGGAATATGCTGTTAAATACACAACTGGAATATCTAAACTGTCTCGTATTTTTTGGGCAGCTTCTACTCCATCCATATCTCCTTTAAGTACAATATCCATAAGCACAAGATCTGGCAGAGTTTCTGCTGCTTTCTGAATGGCACCTTCTCCAGATGGGGTTATTCCTGTAACTGAATAACCAAGACCTTCGGCTCGGTGTTTAATATCCATTGCAACAATGCTTTCATCTTCAACAACGAGAATTTTTACATTCGACATGATATTACCTTTCTTTGATATATATACGACTTAGCCCTCTTATTATCAAATAAATAGGATATAATAAATTATTATATTTCTATAGATTCAATTGACGTTTAATTATTTAATTAACTTTTTATTGCTACAATCATTATTCTATGGAGTATACTTTGTCCAATTCAATATTTATTCTATTTACTTTAAATTACTACACAATATATTTTTCCCCATTAATATATTAATATTGGAACAAACATTGTTTATGGATATATATATAGACGATTTGTTTAAAATATTTATCCAAAATAGAGATGTGAAATCTGGAACAATTGAACTATATTCACAGATTATAAA
This sequence is a window from Methanobacterium sp. SMA-27. Protein-coding genes within it:
- a CDS encoding methanogen output domain 1-containing protein; translated protein: MSNVKILVVEDESIVAMDIKHRAEGLGYSVTGITPSGEGAIQKAAETLPDLVLMDIVLKGDMDGVEAAQKIRDSLDIPVVYLTAYSDEKTLKRAKVTEPFGYIIKPFEDRELHSAVEVALYKHKMESKLKESEKWLSTTLESIGDAVIATDENGKIKFMNPVSMDITGWGEGEAMGKNLNEVFNITKEGSGAPIDNPVSKVIDSNQIIDLKEPTILLTKDNKKVPIDDSTAPIRDKAGNIIGVALVFRDITERRKAEKEREELLKEKARGELSSFVVSALPVFASSIPPQVRNNIAKSFADSFERNMKPKFDEEFIKCIGNSVTNDILFNCYIDWLADFLFNLGISTEKTVEKDKSYFKFNNCPWLTEAGSSPMFCLICRAMVMRSFTWTSIRGSVEQTTCMADGGSKCDFEFKFSLDQKG
- a CDS encoding ATPase domain-containing protein, which translates into the protein MERLKSGIDGIDDITGGFPIGRSMLVTGDAGSGKTIFALQFAKSSCKQGFKTVYITTEEDASDLYTQGESFNWDLKTFTDNDILSFTELAGIRAKVTEAEMSIDIGAMKGNFSKFINELPEDTQTVIIDNIGSYTAKLTPYEFRDRFDLLIYELKKRNITALVVLDSATSSEFNEIALFSVYGALKLMKRENPYTGRRERVMDIVKMRSTKTPTQFISYEINSNGIIMI